AAAATTCATTCACCAGCCCCCTATCCAACCGAGCCTCAACTAGCTGCCCATTTCTTTTCCCACGCCACGTGAATTTTGGGCCGTTAAAGCCCAAGTCAAACACCTCCAACTTGCTCATGAACTCCTCCAAGTATCTAGTCCGGTTATATCTCACCTCAGCACCGCCCGACTTCTCGTGGTCCCATAAAAATTCATTGAAGTCTCCCCCACAGATCCACGGGATATTGTCAGGAGCAAACTTATGAATCATTCCTCCCCAAAACTCTACCTTCTCCGTACGGTACGAAGTGCCATACACACCGGTAAACCTGAACACAATCTGAGAATCCACCAGGATACATCGAGCATCAATGAGGTGTTTTGAGAAATCATTCACAATTACATGTACTGATTCATTCTTtgtgtaatttattttcttatacAGAAACAATATTAGTAGGTGTTCCTTTACAAGTTTTTATTTCCTACATTCTCTTTTGTTTCTCCTGCACCCTCCATCAAAATAACGAGGATGATGCTATTAAAACACCTTTTTTACCTTCCAAACATTCCTTGTTAATTCATGATCCTTGATCatctttaattcatttgatccgatgaccgaaaattaagaagaatgtgtaaaaaaaattgtggatAACACCGTCCTATAATAATTCTTCAAAGTCAAAATAGTTCTGAagtatttgattaaaatttgagTTTATCCTAACAATGTATTATTGACTAAAGCATGAACCTTTTATCCTCCAACAAGTTTTACGTGCCCTTTATTCCCACTCGGAAGTAGGAGGGGGTATAATTAAAATAATGGGCATATGTTCCTTGAGTAGCCACCTCTTACGAATCATTTGGCTACTCAATAACCGCTTAACCTCTATTCAATTGTATTCTCAATTAGcaaccacaaaacaaacaacTTTGTGGACATTAATATATGTATCACATAAGAATCGCATGTAAAGCGTTTCTCTAATACCACCAACTAATCATGTGGAAGTCGTGTTTTCTTTACATTGCTTATGCtcttaaaattattatttggtTTTTGCCTCTAATGCTAATTATCAAAATTTACTTCAACATCCAAATCATCAATTTGGCGGCATATGCTTCGAACACTTTCTTATTCGCACAACAAAAACACAGCACGTAGCCTTCAatttatattgtatatgttcaagTTGGATCGATGATTGCGATCGAGAGAAAGTTGAGTTCTACCTCTCAATAAGTTTTTAAGTATGAACTTACACGGTACGGAGAAAATGATTTTCAAGTCTTATCAACTATCATACTCGTTGTAAATTTTATGTAAACGAGCATTATAATTGAAATTAACATGTTGGGCTGTAAATTTTTATTAGAAGGGCATGGGTAGAATGAGGTAATAATATTCATATTCATATCAAACACATATCATGTGAAGTTGAGATGAAACATCACTCTAGTGAAGAAAAGACACATTTTAAACCCAAACTGCCAAGAAGAAAGACGTGTTCTCCTTCAAGTTGGCTATTGACCCAATGGGTCAAATTCTATGTGTTGGTTAACGAAATTGGAATTGCACACGAATGCGTTTATGAAACTCAGTTACTCGTTCTTGAATTTTCAAagtcaagaagaagaagggaagacGAACAACAAGTTCCTCACCATAGCCAAACACCAAGTTTCCTGGAAAATCTGCAATTTTTCTAGGAAAATATAATCTCAACTATTCAAGTCAATCAAAAAATTTCTGTACAGTTTTATCCACCCACTGGTGGCGCCAATCAGGACCAGACTGTTAAAATCATCTGCTTCTGTCCTACTCTAAATTTACAGTCACTAAAAAGAATCAACGAATACTTTGGTATCTCAGAATCTTCAACTCCTCCTCCTCTGTTTTTTTACCTCCGTCGCCTACTCTGCCGAAGAAAATTACCCGATTCTTGAATCACATAATTGTTACCCAATCTTCAGAGAACGACCAATTGGGTTTCTCCTCCGTCGCCAACTGCCGCAACCGATCCGCCGCCGGAACGAAACTCTTTCTCGACGACCAATCGAACTCGGAGTCCAAATTTTTCCCAGACCATTCCACAAATTGTGGAGAAATTTCTGAACTAGCCACCGAAACCCAATCCGGAAAATCGAATGGGCCTCTCGGAGACGCCGACAGCTGCGCCTTCTCCTCCGATAGAACAGTGTGATCGTCGCCGGAAACAAACGCGTGCTCAAGAAGCATCTCAGCCGTCCATCTCTGTCTGGGATCCTTCACAAAACACTTGGAAACAAAATCTTTGCCGTCTTCACTCAACTCCTCTGGGATTTGCGGCAACTCGTCGCCTCCAATCGTCATCAGAAGCTTGAACATGTTCACGCCGGGGTTGTGATCCCACACCGGTTTCCCGCTCGCCATCTCCGCCACCAAACACCCGAGAGCCCAGACGTCGGAGCAGGACTCGTATTCATTGTCGTTAACAGATTCCGGCGCCATGTACAGTGGCGTTCCCCTGACTTCGACCTTGTTATCCGATTCCCCTGCTTTCTTCGCCAGCCCGAAGTCGGCAATTTTCGCCGCGCCGTCGGCGAAAACCAGGACATTCTGAAGCTTCAAGTCGCAGTGGACGAACCCTTTTGCGTGGATGAATTCAAGGCCTCTGAGCACCGACTTTGTGTGGCGTTGAACATCAAATTCCGGCAAGCGTCCGCCGTTTCTTTTGAGCTCATCCGCCAGAGTGCCGCCGCTGGCGTACTCCAGAACCAAGTTGTAGAATTTCTCGCCGTTCTCGACGGAGTGATCGGCGCCGAAGCAGCGGATGATTTGTGGGCAGGAGCCGATTTGGTCGAGGACTTGCTTCTCGTTCTTGAGCGAATCAGAGTAGCCGGATTCAGACGCCTTCAGGGCCACCAGCGGCGGAAGATGAGAAGATGGGCTGGTGGATTTTGCTGTGTAGATGGTGGCGAAGCTTCCCCGGCCGATTTCTTTACCGCGAATCCACTCCATGGATATAGGGTTTAATCAGAGAAAGGTTTTTCCACTCGAGAGTTTTGGGTTTGCTTtcgaaagaagaaagaagatagCGAACAGAACAACTCTGAATAAAGCAGCTGCTGCCTctgtggtatttataggcattcCTATTTCTATAACTTCTGAAGGAAGTTGGAACCCTtttaggttttttatttattattatttttatttaaatttttataaaatatttggGAGTGTGGCTTGGGATTTATATCTTTAAAGCACGTGATAGGCAACGATTTTTTTGGCCCAACGACTGGTTTCCGATCATGCACTCGTATTCAAACGTGTTTTTATGGAAAGATTTTTACTCGCACACACGCCACACGCCACACGCCACACGCGGCTAGATTTATATTTCGATACTTAAATAACTTAATTTTTACGGGGAACTGATTTTCACACTCTTTTTTAtttggcctaattggataaatggtcccgtggtcataaggtattcggatgatagcccatgtggtaaaaaaattcggatttaaacccctgtggtctaagtctgttaggatttaaacccctgtggtataagtttgttaggatttatgcccttctgttaaataatgttgacgtggctgccacatatatgccacgtggctgccaaatgtctgccacgtggcaaaaataataatttttattttttttaaaaaaaaacctgaatttttacaaaaaaaaaaaaaaaaaccagatctgcaagaagaagaagacggaagagggagagggaggagggggCGAGGAGAGGGCTTCGACGAGGGGGGACGAGAGGGCTTCGACGAGGGGGGAGCTggtctccggcgggaagaagaagaagaagaagaagaagaagaagaagaagaagaagaagaaggaagagggagagggaggagtcgcgcggggagaccggcgagaagaagaagaagaaggaagaaggagagggaggagggtcgcgcAGGGAGAGGGCTccgtcggggggggggggggagctggtctccggcgggaagaagaagaagaagaagaaggagaagaagtctgGCGGGGTGGGGGAACGGGCGGagggcggggggggggggagtttCTGggtttctagtttttttttttttttttttgtaaaaattcaggttttaaaaaaaaaattaaaaattattatttttgccatgtggcagacatttggcagccacgtggcatatatgtggcagccacgtcagcattatttaaccgaagggcataaatcctaacagacttaaaccacaggggtttaaatccgaatttttttaccacaggggttatcatccgaataccttatgaccacgaggaccatttatccgattaggcctttttattttctattggttttatgttatattcaattttttgaCGTTTCTTGATTGTTTGATCTAAatgttaaaaacaaataaaaaaagagtgcAAGAGAGGAACGAGAGTGCGAAAGTTATTATCCTACTATTACTTGCGAAGTCATTACCCTCTTAATACTTGGGCGAAAAGCTATTGCTAAGGCAAAGTAATTTACTGCCAATGCAATTGCTTGGGCACAGTGATTTGTTACTTGAGCTGGTTGATTGCTCATTGGGTGACACCAGCCATTTTCCGAGAAGTGGGGGGGTAAGTTTTTAAGTGTTGTTATCTTTTAATGATATGCATTAAAAAGTCATTAACTTTAAAGAAAGGGATGCTAATAAATTCTGTAGAATTGTACATGATTGGAGAGTAGTGGCCAGAGAGGGGACATGTGAAGGAAATGACAGAATAAAAAGATCACTAAATCTTAATTAGACTGATTGATTAGTGTTAAACTCGATTACGCATACACAACATTATTACCGAATCTCAAACTATTACATgcaaattaaattaattgattGGTGTTAAACATCCATCGTCCACATGCATAATCCTGTTTTAATATAGATTTGCTTTGTTAAACAATCGGTGATcatgagattttttttgttaggCCGGCATAATTCAGTTATTAAGAAATAGTTCATGAGCTGTTTTATATTTGAAAAGAAATTGCTTTCccatctctctccctttccttctctctctctctctcgttgtTGGAGAAGGTAGGGGAACCTAGCTTGTTGttacttgaagaaaaagaaacgcATTTAACTAATTTATCACCTGTTTTGTTTGATTTACTATTCTTATTTGGATGTGCAATTGCAATGTagcctttctctccctctctctccataAGATAAAGAAAATTGCGCTTGTCACTCCACAAATATGTTGATACAATGACATTTTTTACTTAATTATGACCTTTAGTCTGAGGACTGCTCGGACTTCATCCAGAATGTCCTTTTTactttttgtactttttttagTACTCTAATAAAACAACTATCGTTGCATGCGGTTTAACATTTTAATGGATAAGGTGTTGAGTTTCTACTCATGTATCTCGGGTTCAAAACTCCTCATCACttgaattattgtaatagtttccaATCCCTTCCCCccttaataataatacaattaaaacacaaatacAACTATGGTTCCACTCAAAGaaaaaaacgaaagaaaaagaaaagaaagattaaACTCGATGAAGGCGTGTCTCATGTGCACATAGCAAACGACCCGCAATTTTGAAAGCCATGTCTTAACTTTTATTCACTAGAATATAAGCAAGGAACATACTTGCAAAAACATGTGTGAACAGCTCACGGAATATGGGCCACTATTATTATTCCAAAATCCAAAATCTCGTATGCTCTCTATTGGATGTGAAAAATTAAGGACCGACACAATTTGTTTGCATCTATCTTTCTCACCAGCCACCACTGCTGGATCGACCCTTCTCCATAAACTTTGGTTCAAAGGAATTATGTCATGTGTCACACTTGATTAAGTAGGTAGGTTAGTTACAAAAAGCATGTTTCAAATGTGCTTTGATTTGGAAGAACATTAAACAAATTGAAGGTGTGATAATTATAAAGCTTTGCGTAAAACTAAATACTAAATCTCACTACCACCACAACTGCAATAGAATCACAAAATCCTCCATATCTTTTGAGTAATGTGAGATGATAGCTTAATTTGAGCTACTTGTCTCTAAATTCTTCTTTATTGATTCCAAGAAAAAATGGCTTTATGTTGTACAAGGAATGTGGAAAAGGTTACATCATTTCTACCGTATTTTGGACTAGGACACATATAATTATCATATTTACAAATCACATCGTTAATTGTATCTTTTAAGACGAAACTTGTGTATGCGACATTATTTATACGAGtcacttttttaatttaatacatGAATAGACTGAACGAAAAAAATTATCACATATATTGTATACATCACACGACATACTATAAAGTGGTCTACTAAATGGATAGTGCAATTTACACGCTCATTTTTACCTCCTctactctttttaattttctgtcattgatattcttcaattaatttattcaatctgacgaccgaaaattaagaagagtgtatgagaagtaaaaataggtgcGTGATGACACTATCCTACCTAATTAACTCAAATTATAACACGTAATATTGTTAACTGTTAAACCTTAAGCCGAGATGATGacattataaattaatttagttCGAAACGCTGTATTTGCATCTCATGCTGCATATTGGTATACCAAATACACCCAAAACCTTTTTCGGTATGGTCtcattttaaatatataaaagtgGCTATGCCCAAACTTCCAagtccagaaaaagaaaaaaaaaagtaaaaatctaAGAAGATATTGTTTCCCTGAAACAAGGAACAAAGATAGACGGCTACATATGGCAGGTTGCAAGTGCCCTTCAATAAATGGACAAAAGCCATAACTGCTGAATCCTTGCCAATCTGCCGAGAGGCAAAGCAACAACCACAATCCAGTGGGCCGCCAAAAACCGAAAGCAGTAATGCTTGCATGTAACTTTGGTCGCAacagagagatcgagagagaggTGCCACAGCCAATGCATGCACTGCAAGATGCAGCTGCAAGCTCTCGTTTTCAAGTTTGCAGACCTTAACATCCGCAAGTGGGCACGTTTCTCacataaaaaatattatcaGCACCTTCTGTTGGGTATCGCACTTTTAGCCTTGGAAGTttggggatttggatcctctcctgagcagggGATCAAACAACATGGGTCGTTCgattaaaatccaacggctataattattataatttttagagggatctcctgtttgtagccgttcgATCAAAATCTAACAGTCCATGTTGTTTGATCCCAATGATCCTGATctcctgctcaggagaggatccaaatccgaaGTTTGGAACCAACCTTACAAAAATATCATCATTTTACTTTagggtttttcatttttctttcccattttttggattttggtgGTGAAAGTGAAACTTGTGAGTTACCAATTATTATAGGGTAATattagagagattaaatttgtaatcataatttataaactaaataatgtgtcatcaataagaaaGAACACGTTTAtaaacgtttaagtaataaaccaattatcaacttccatgtctttTACTTTCTAAACTTTTGTCAACTAATTTAGTTTCTCTAGCCTTACTCATTATTATATGATATTGGAATATGGTTCCGTGATGTTAATTAACAATCTACACATTATAATATTAAGTAGGGTCAAGTTTGTCATTTATTGAGAGTATCATAATCAGTGGCTCTTGAGGATCAGGTGAGGTCCCAGCCTACCCCTAAAGTTTTTCATTTTGTAGCTTctatttgagtgtttttggttgGATACTCTACTTTCTTCTACTTATGTGCTTTTGCTTCTAGTTGGCTTTATTGTGTGTTTTATAGTAGTATTGTTATGAAACCAAAGCCTTATATCAACTAGTCTTCCTAAGTTAGTTCACTATTTTGTATGATAGAGTGTTGTTTTACAGTGAAACTACGCATATGTGGAATAGAGGAAGAATTTATTCTAAAAGACAATTTTCATAGTTGCAGTATTGAGCCACGATATTAAATTTTGTTCAACTTCAATGTAGGAGCTTAAAAAGAAGTTCGATGCTTATGATATAActatctcaatttttttttttttgtgacttCATTAATCTCTTATTTTTCATTCCaatataaaaaatcaatctttttatccattaattatattatatcatgtccaatttctttcacactGCTTAGAGGCCCCTCCTAGCTTCGATATGACTTCGTCACTGCCAatattaccaattgattttatagtgtAACATCATCTTTTTTTTCATGTACACACATGTTAATGACCAATAGTGGAGCAAGAGATACAATTGTATGGGTTCATCCTTAAGTAATTATTGTCATTTCAAGGTTATAAACATAATGAGATGTAATCCGAATCATGTTTAAgtataaaaatcaaattgtGTTGCTTTTAACTTACAACAGACTATTtcaacttatttatttatttattaatacttCAAGTTCAGTTAAGCATTTCCATTGATAACCTAGAAAaaaacaataaagtaaaaacTCAATGTTTTTCAATTGGCTGACAATTTCAGAACTTTTCTTTGATACTATTCCACCATACAACTAGACATGTTGAATTGCTAACGAATACCAAAGCCGACTCACGTGCTCCAAACAACATGGTTGGAAGTGTTGAAGATTGAAGGGTAGGCCACCTGGATTTGGGGAAAGTAAGTCTGTGACTGCAACCTTAATCAGCATATGCAGCAGCATCTCTTGGATTTCGATTCACTTAATCTCACCGCACAACGTCTATATGTGGGGGCCACACCCAAAAAGTCGCAGTTCACTTAATCTCACTTGCAAAAAAGTATTCACACCCATACATTTGACATCTCGTGTTCGaatatttcttttcataaatTTTTTACCATCTcgtattaatataaaaattaacattaaattGTAAAATGATAGTGAATTTATAAAGAATTCTACCTTGAAAAGAGCCTCCttattatttttgaaataaataaatttacgtGAAACATGCTGCCTGAATCCTGTTGCGTTTATATTTCGTCCCACTGCCCACCAATCACTTGCGTGTATTCTACTTTCTACTTGCCACGCAACAACACTTTCCACTTTAAGAGGTCGTCACTGAAAACAAGACATCCCATGAtccaaaataaaaactcaattcACATCAATcgtgtgggtttttttttttaccatacaCCAATGTACGAGACTGATCTTAAACAATTagatttagggctggtttggtattgctgtgctttaaaaaaaagttgCTGCGAGAATAAatggttgtgctgtgagaataagcgactgtgaaataaatcagcagagtgtttggtaaacttttttgtaaaagtgcttttggaaaaaaaagcagtctgatagtgggtcttttcattaaaggagcactgtagctccatgtgctttgaaaaaaagccagttttccaaagctgcaaatagcagcttcagttttttcctttgatttcagtttattctcacagcagcttccaaaataagcccttatttttcaatttaccaaacacctaaaaccctcacagctttttttcatgggtgctttttttttaagcacctcactcccaaaccacacCTTATACTATCAAAATTCAGCCCTGTAAGTTTAGCTGTCTGTATCCGTTGCTTTGCTGTATTTCATACATCGATGTGTTAGTAAAATTTCAACAATCATGTTTATGATTACATtagtaacattttttttatatattttagatTTATTCTTATTTTAAACATAAGTAACCATATACCTTGCTAAGTGTGCTAAGTGTGACTTGTTACTCATGTTTGATgtgaaattgtaaaaaattatttcaagTGTCATTCTATTCAATCCAAGCGTGTTTTGAATAATCTTCTACATTCACACATAACAATTTGCAATTCCAAACGAGTGATTATTTCAAATAATTAgaaattatttatgtattaatcttctactttccATAACAATTCCCCAACATAGACAATCAATTGATGAGTTTCAGACACTAGCTAGTTGCACTTTTTACTACATATTCATGTGAACTTTATTACCATTTTTACAATGATCCTATACAATCCCCATAATTCCACATTGTCAAGCTTCTAATCTATTAATTAAGCATGTGTTCACATGAAGATATGcatgtgatgtttttgtgtgacatattatattttttatttataaaatgtaCCATTCGGTTGGTGCAAGTAGGACCAACCATAACACATGCAACCAAATTGGACAGGAAATGTTTGAATCGCCGTcggaaattaataaaatttcacCCCAAATATTTTGCTTGGGAAATTGACATTATTTGTAGAAATTGTGGGATTTGTCGGTTCATGATCATATAGTAGTAGCCCACGTGAGATTTAGATACTTGAAGCCGACGGTGCGGCCCCCGGACCCCCGAATGGTCAATTCACGAGAACTTGAGCCGACGGTTCATAATAGTTTTAATAGCTACCGCAGAATGGCACGAGCTTTGTGAACTGTGCATCAGGTGTGGTCAAGGATCGAGTGAGAGTCCATGTCCATGTAAAGCCAATTGGGTCCCACCAATGTTCCTTGAGCCAGAGAAATTggtggacttggattgtctgccctcttagttatggtgcccttccatgcccttttattttgtgcggtcacggttaaaccacatcaatattttatattaatttttaataagataataagacaaaaaataataaaaatataaaatattgacgtggcttaatcgtgacggcacaaaataggagggtatagaagggcaccacaactaggagggcagacaatccaagtccatttTTATGTATACTAGAACACAATGTAGTACATAATATGTCATAGAATAAATATACAACATAATTGATATGTCTCACTTTAGATTTCAATGTCTTTagacttgtattatgacacgtGGTGTTACTGCTTGAGTTTCGGGTACAATGAAAAATCTATATAAAATTCTTATGATATGTTTACTTATTCGGAAATGATGAAGCCGTACAACGACATGCAAAGAAATGACGAGTATGAGATAAATAATCTCTCCCTTAGTTTCactatatttaatttttcaagTATGTCGTACCCAAGGGGAATGCATCAATAATTGGACAAAATAATTTACAACCTAAAATTACATGGTCTATTTTGAATTACATCGAGATTCTAGGATAAAATCCTACTCATGTTAGGGTAGTAGGTTGTTAAGTTAGAGATAATAACAGTGTTGTACTCATTTCTTTGAAACTTTAACACTTTATAAGCTGGTAGAAAACGCATGATATGAAACGAATAACAATGATAAATATTTTTTACAAAATCCATTCTTTATAAGTCAATATGTCCTAGTATGACTATTATACCATCGTTTATAATAATTGATCAATTTACTATAATATGAATGAACTAAACATGGTTTCAGGCAGTCAGACTTGGTTCGAGATATGAAGTTTGGTTATGACTAAGGGTCATGCatgtgatgattttttacaacaacAAACGGCCGAGTCATGATCACGCCAATAAAATTTCCGGTTCACAAGAGCTTGAAAGGTTAATCAAAGTGGTGGCCGGTAGTGAGTAGCCAGCCGTATTTGATTTGACACTACGTTGAAGATTAGCACTTTGTTTGGCTTCTCGTTACAACTGGGGGCAGATTGGAATTATATATTATGGGGCCTAAAACGATAAGTAAGTAAGTGGGCTCACACTTGCCtactagattttttttaattctatcaACTGACGATGCAATGGGCTTTCCCCTTCAGAGATCTTTTGTACTAATTGTTTTTTCATCTTAAATCTCCTACCATTGAAAATGATTTTCACGATGACAACTTGAACAACCAAAAGCGCAAGCCTCAAGTAGTAGGAGAATGTCTTATACCGGACGGACATATTGATTTCGTGATGTCTTATATTAATGATTTAAATTGATTATGTGATGTTTTATGTTAATAATTCAGAGATAATTGTAAATTTTTGTTTGTATAATATTGTATCATTGACACGATACATCATATTAACAATATGTTTATAAGTTGAAGTTGTTTTCCAAGTGGGAGAGATGATGACTCCCAATTTATGTGACTAATATTACGTTTGGATgaaaaaatttaagattactaagaaattttaaaatggcGGTAATTGAAGTGacgatattttattttctagaatttgtgaattttcttgtttggttaacctaaaagaacaatgaaattgaatacggaattttttgtttttaaactctcaatcatagaacttgggaattggaagtaccaaattccaagttttttttccacgcggaaattttaaatttctatgtttataaattcaaacaaaagaattagtgcatgttaatttataaattctgacttttacctaaatttcaagtttatttatttcatcCAAATATAGggtaaagaaaaggaaagccaGTGTAGCGTACAAGGATCTGCACTTCCACGGTTCATGATTTGACTTTCCCCTCAGTCAACCTCGTGTATATGTATTTTACaaggggaagaaaaaaaaaatccaagcaTGCCTTTGTTTACAAAGTTTGAAGAGGTGGTGGTGTTCACACTTCGAAAAAGATTCAACTACTACAAAGTCTACACCAAATGTTATTGATTCATTATGCACATGTCTGTGTATATTTTCTCGTTTGTGtatttataaatgaaaaatgtaTGATAGTttttttgaagtgtcaataataacttatttcttttttttttgtagactAAATGTGGATCCAAAGATGGGATTTTGACTTTCATTGGACCATCTTCTTTATAAGGCTGCTCCAATCGTTTTTATAACATTTGTTATATTTTCAAAcaacttattttaatttttacaccATATTTTACGCTAATCTACACAAAGAAGAAGGCTTGAACTAGGGGGTGGGTAGAATGGACCGAAAATCGAAATCgaacagtaaaaaaaatttgtcagtTTTGTTCGAATCCATTTTTTTTCGATTTCGGTACAAAACCGAATCGGTCGATTAATAGTCAGGTCGGTATCTGTTATACATATCTCCCGATTTCGGTACAAAACTGAATCGGTCGATTAATAGTCAGGTCGGTATCTGTTATACATATCTCCGAAGCGAATTAAAGTTTCTTTTCCACTTGGCTGCCTTCAATTGGCTCTTGGGAGACTCCATAGGCTTACCATG
Above is a window of Malus sylvestris chromosome 15, drMalSylv7.2, whole genome shotgun sequence DNA encoding:
- the LOC126605510 gene encoding mitogen-activated protein kinase kinase kinase 20-like, which encodes MEWIRGKEIGRGSFATIYTAKSTSPSSHLPPLVALKASESGYSDSLKNEKQVLDQIGSCPQIIRCFGADHSVENGEKFYNLVLEYASGGTLADELKRNGGRLPEFDVQRHTKSVLRGLEFIHAKGFVHCDLKLQNVLVFADGAAKIADFGLAKKAGESDNKVEVRGTPLYMAPESVNDNEYESCSDVWALGCLVAEMASGKPVWDHNPGVNMFKLLMTIGGDELPQIPEELSEDGKDFVSKCFVKDPRQRWTAEMLLEHAFVSGDDHTVLSEEKAQLSASPRGPFDFPDWVSVASSEISPQFVEWSGKNLDSEFDWSSRKSFVPAADRLRQLATEEKPNWSFSEDWVTIM